The genomic window AGGGCATGGCGGCGATGGAGACGTGCAGGGTGCTGGTGCTGGTCCGCACCGGTGCGGGCACCTGCACCTGCACCTGCACCTGCACCTGCACAGGCACCGGCACCGGCTGCTCGGCCCGGGGCCTCCCCGCGCCGATCACCTCGACCGCGGTCCGCTCGGTTTCGCGCAGCAGCGCGTCGAGTTCGGCCGCCATCGGGAAGCGCTCGGCCAGGGCCGCGAGCGCGGGGAGGTCCGCGCGCCGGCGGTCGGGGTACGGGCGGTGCGACGGCGCATCGGGCGGACCCGACTCCATTGCCCCGAGGGCCAGTTCGGCCCGGAGCGCGCCGAGTGCGGCCGGATCCAGGCGGACCAGCGCGCCACCGAGCTCCAGCCGCACCACCGGGTGCGCCCGCTCCTTCGCCACCTCGGCGCTGCCCGGAGCCCGCGTACCGGGGGACGGCAGCGCGGACAGGTCCGGTTCGGCGCCGTCCACCCAGAGCGCCGCGGCGACGCGGCGCAGCTGGGCCAGCCCGTCGCGGTGCGGGGAGTTGGCCGCGACCGCCAGGTGCTCCCGCTCGCCGAGCGTGTCGCCCACCAGCGAGGCCAGCTGCCCGGTACCCAGCTGGACGAACGCCCGGAAGCCGGCGCCGTGCAGGGCCTCGACCAGCGGCCGGAACCGCACCGGCTCCAGCAGATGCCGCAGGAACAGTGCGCGGACCTCGGCCTCGGCGGACGGGAAGGGGGCCGCCGTCGTGCCGGACCACACCGGCACGGTCGGCCGGTGGAGTTCGAAGCTCTCGGCGGCCCGGCGGATCGGCGCCAGGTAGGGGGCCAGCATCGGCGTATGGAAGCCCGAGCGGAACGGCAGCACCTGGCCCAGCACGCCCTGCGCGCGGAAGCGGCGCACCAGCTCGGTGACCGGCCGCTCGGGGCCGCAGACGATCGACTGCTGCGGCGCGTTGTCGTGCGACAGCACCACCTCCGCCATGCCCTCGGCCGCCGCCAGCTCATCGAGGACCCGCCCGGCCGGGGCGCCGAGCGCGGCGAAGGCGAGCCCCGGGACGCGCAGCGAGTCGGGGTCGAAGGAGGCCAGGAAGGCGTCCACCGAGGCGCCGGAGTAGAGACCGGCGGCCGCCATCGCCGTCCACTCCCCGACGCTGTGCCCCGCCACCGCGTCCGGCCGCACGCCGATCCGGCGCAGGGCCTGGTCGAGCAGCCGGCCGACGGCCACCACGCCCGCGCCGTGCCGCCCGACGTCGGCCACGCCGCCCGCCAGGTCGGGGCGGGGCAGGCCGAAGTGGTCGGCGACGTCGTCCACCCGAGGGGCGAACTCGCCCTCCAGGCCGGGGAAGAGGAAGGCCGTCCGGCCCGCGCGGCCGGGGCCCAGCAAGGGCTGCGGCGCGTACCAGACGTCGCCGCGCCCGCGCCAGGCCCGCCCCCGGGCGAGCGCGCGGCGGGCCAGCGCCAGGCGCTTGGCGGTCGGGTCGGCGATCGCCACCCGGTGGCGCGGGGCGGGCCCGCCCCGGTCCGGCAGGCCGGCGTCGAGCAAGGCGTGGTCGTCGGCCGCCAGCAGCGCCGCGAGCTGCTCGGGCCCCTCGGCGGCCAGCCGCAGCACCCGCTCGGGCTCGGTGACCACCGCGGCGGGCCGTGCCGGGGTCGCGGCGAGCGGTGGTGTGCCCGGCGCCTGCTCCAGCACCACATGGGCGTTGATGCCGCCGAAGCCGAAGGCGTTCACCGCGGCCCGGCGGGGCGTGCCGGCGGCGCCCTCCCAGGGCCGCGCGGCGTCCACCGTGCGGAACCGGGTGCGGGCCAGCGCCGGGTGCGGCTCCTCGCAGTGCAGGGTGGGGAGCAGCACGCCGTGGTGCACGGCCAGCGCGGCCTTGACCAGCCCGGCGATGCCGGCAGCCGGCATGGTGTGCCCGATCATCGACTTCACCGAGCCGAGCACCGCCCGCTCCTCCCCCGCCGTCACCGGGCCGAACACCTCGGCCAGGGTCGCGAGTTCGGCCGCGTCGCCGGCCGGGGTCGCGGTGCCGTGGGCCTCCAGCAGACCCAGGGCGCCGGGTGCCGCCGGGTCGAGCCCGGCCGAGCGCCAGGCCGCCCGCACCGCCCGGCTCTGGCCGCCCGGGTCAGGGGTGGCGGGCCCGGCCGTGCGGCCGTCGCTCGCCACACCGGTGCCGCGGATCACCGCGTACACCCGGTCGCCCGCGCGCTCGGCGTCGGCGAGCCGTTTGAGCACCACCACGCCGGTGCCCTCCCCGATCAGCAGCCCGTCGGCGCCGCGGTGGAACGGGCGGATCCGCTGGCTCGGGGAGAGCGCCCGCAGCTGCGTGAAGACGCTCCACAGCGTGACGTCGTGGCAGTGGTGCACCCCGCCCGCGAGCACCACGTCGCAGCGCCCGCTCGCCAGTTCGCCGACCGCCTGGTCCACCGCGACCAGCGAGGAGGCGCAGGCGGCGTCCACCGTGTAGGCGGGGCCGCGCAGGTCGAGCCGGTTGGCCAGCCGGGAGGCCGCGAGGTTGGGCACCAGGCCGATCGCCGACTCCGGCCGGTCGGGACCGAGCCGATCGGTGAACGCGTCCTTCACCTTCCGGAGTTGATCGGTCGTCAACTCCGGCAGCAGCTCGCCGAGGGTGCGCACCAGCTGGTGCGCGCCGCGGACCC from Kitasatospora sp. NBC_01287 includes these protein-coding regions:
- a CDS encoding type I polyketide synthase, with amino-acid sequence MTHTQLPPVAVVGMAVLLPGAPDLATYWQNLVNGVDAISELPEGRLDAGYYDPAAAAGPVEPDRLYCRRGGFVDALAEVEPTRFGIMPSSVPGTEPDQLIALRVAAAAIADAGGPERLPDRDRVGVVLGRGGYLTPGLVRLDQRVRGAHQLVRTLGELLPELTTDQLRKVKDAFTDRLGPDRPESAIGLVPNLAASRLANRLDLRGPAYTVDAACASSLVAVDQAVGELASGRCDVVLAGGVHHCHDVTLWSVFTQLRALSPSQRIRPFHRGADGLLIGEGTGVVVLKRLADAERAGDRVYAVIRGTGVASDGRTAGPATPDPGGQSRAVRAAWRSAGLDPAAPGALGLLEAHGTATPAGDAAELATLAEVFGPVTAGEERAVLGSVKSMIGHTMPAAGIAGLVKAALAVHHGVLLPTLHCEEPHPALARTRFRTVDAARPWEGAAGTPRRAAVNAFGFGGINAHVVLEQAPGTPPLAATPARPAAVVTEPERVLRLAAEGPEQLAALLAADDHALLDAGLPDRGGPAPRHRVAIADPTAKRLALARRALARGRAWRGRGDVWYAPQPLLGPGRAGRTAFLFPGLEGEFAPRVDDVADHFGLPRPDLAGGVADVGRHGAGVVAVGRLLDQALRRIGVRPDAVAGHSVGEWTAMAAAGLYSGASVDAFLASFDPDSLRVPGLAFAALGAPAGRVLDELAAAEGMAEVVLSHDNAPQQSIVCGPERPVTELVRRFRAQGVLGQVLPFRSGFHTPMLAPYLAPIRRAAESFELHRPTVPVWSGTTAAPFPSAEAEVRALFLRHLLEPVRFRPLVEALHGAGFRAFVQLGTGQLASLVGDTLGEREHLAVAANSPHRDGLAQLRRVAAALWVDGAEPDLSALPSPGTRAPGSAEVAKERAHPVVRLELGGALVRLDPAALGALRAELALGAMESGPPDAPSHRPYPDRRRADLPALAALAERFPMAAELDALLRETERTAVEVIGAGRPRAEQPVPVPVQVQVQVQVQVPAPVRTSTSTLHVSIAAMPYLRDHCFFRQRPDWPDPADRWPVVPATTIVRHLMDAAEHAAPGQLATGVEGMRFGQWVPAATPLDVELTLQDAGPGRRTASFGEFARGTIELTDHHSVPPRPWPVDRGAERAPELTAAALYAERWMFHGPAFQGLTELTALGERHVRGVITAPPAPGALLDNVGQLLGYWIMATRTERTVVFPVGLRHLRFYGPPPRPGTALDCHIRVTELTDTVLEADVQLLIGGTVWAEVRGWQDRRFDSHPETRPVERFVERNTLSVRQRGGWVLLHERWPDLASRDLIMRNHLGSAERARYERQPPRGRRAWLLGRIAVKDAVRRWLWEQGEGPVFPAEIEVRNEPDGRPRVVGLHGRRLPDLDVSLAHRGEAAVALVRPSRPGGGPGVGIDLEEVAERPAETLPVALGPAELELLAACRTAHGGSEALWFTRFWAAKEAAAKAEGTGLRGRPRDFAVVRADPAALLVTVATPDGPRVHRVRCTLIANPPGLPERRYVAAWTADEAQDRTTEDRTTEDRTTQDRTADPSTADPSTAQGPTSQSPAPQSHTLDHQEREAVK